The genomic stretch GCCTTCTTtgggtaaaaaaaaaaagcaaaaaagaaaaaagaaaaaggagaacTAAATACGAAGAAACACAAGGCGTTTAGAGTTGACCAGAGCCATGGACTATTGAGAGCCTTCGCCGTACTCTTCCGTCATCTCAAACCTGCTGCGGGTTTTGGATGGCTGAGCCGATATTGAACTGTCCCAACTCAGCGTTTGCTACGTTGACatacatactagtagtacaTTGCAGCAATTCGTGTTGTCCAGGCCGCCGTAAGCGACTAGATAATGAGGTGAACAACTGTCCAGTTCATGATCCATAAGCACAAGCAGCAATGTCTTCCAGCGGTCtatcaaaaagaaatttcTTTGCCGAATTGGGATCTACAAAGGTTGACCAACTGAAAGGGAGGATATCAGGAGTAATTCTGAGATGGATAGTTTGACGACACAGAGCCCTGATGATACTTCTttgacaaaaagagaaacaaagcatCCAGGGATATATTCGGGGGTCTACAATTCGACTGCTTACTCGTCGCAACCCAAGGGCTGAAACGACGGCTTACAAGTCGCAGCCAAGTAAGACGACGCATCACCGCCAATTTGAATAAGAGTTAAACCACACCGCCGAATGCGTGGTTTCATCCTAACAGGTTATATTCTGCATTAATGCCTGTGATATGTACGCCGGGGAAGAGCGTATGCAAGACTATGCAGCGTTAATGATCTGTCGAACTACAAACGGAGAAATATAAAGTCAAAAAAACCCTTATCGTCGCTATCCCTTATCGACCATCGaattttgactttttttgGCCCATCCTTCACGCTTAAGTTCAAATCTCCGGATTTTCCCACTCCTTATCCTTATCCCCCGCGAAAACCTCGGAGATGAGTGGCAATAAGGGAACAAAAAGGGGAAcgtaaaaaaaagaaaaataaaataaaatagaaaaaaagaaaatagaaagataaaaaaaaaaattcataAGGAAGTAAAATTTTCACGAGCTAATAAAACCACCCAGCGAATCAGTCTTTGACCCATAAATTCATTGTTTAAAATTCTTACATTATtactacttttctttttcttcttagcCAAGGTTTGAACGAATCACCCTTGCTTGTCAGACAACGTAATCAAAAATTTTCCTTGTCACCATCTGTTGCATGGTGGAAGTCCCATCCTCCCATATTCGTTGTAGACAGTTCCTCAGGGAGaattattataattttttttagaaaGTTTTTCTAGCCCTTCCATCGAGGCACTCTATTACTCATCTAGTTCTAACCGCCAAATATGAAATGTTTCATGTACACCACTACACAGCAATGATTCAAAGCACAGTCATAGTCGTAGCATTGCCTAAGCCAGGTTGCCACTTAGGACAAACCCACCAATCACGTTTGTGCAAAAGGAATTCTCCCACAGGATAACCAATATTTCAACCAAAGCTCATATATTATCAGTGAAATAATCGTAGTGAATGTCACTTCTTCCCGCCTCGTGTGTGTCAACCTAGTGTGGACCAATATTACCTTTTTAGTAGCTACCGGCAGGCCTACCAAAGTGCCGGTAGGCAGCACATGAATTCGCCACTTCTGTCATCGCAAGCTTAAGTGGTTCAACCTCTTATCTGCTTTTGCCTTATCCGACAGCTTCCTAACTTCTCAAGAGCCTTGTGCTAGCACATTAAAAGTATATGAATGGTTAGGGAGGTTATCGGGTCACACCATTCGGCGGCACGACTCGGTATTTCATCGGCTTGAGTCCGTAAAACCTTAAGAGAAAAACCAACGGCGTCATTTATCCCGTGATTATTTTTCATAGTGTCGGATTTGGTCCGCAGAAATTGAAGCATCCGACGCAGAGCCGACTCGACTTGAATGTGGCGATATGGTACTTCGACGACAAATGGGGTTACTATACCTGATGTCATTGCTCgtgttttgtcttttcctcaTTCCCTGAGGTTATACTCTGCGTTAAGCTCCTAAACTTGTTCAAGTGGCGGGAATGAGTGTTTTCTACACAGTAGAGTGCGTGTAGGTTGGAGAATGCAAGCACCATGTGGCCATTATGATTGGCAACCAAGGAATACCGCTATGCGTTATTTCAAACTGCGATATTGGTTTAGCTAAGGATAGGGACGTACAGAAGACAGAAAGCTTCGGCAACAAAAAGTCAACATTTACAGCGACGTCTGCTACGGATAAGATCCTGCTCCGGCTCTTGCGGTCATGATAATGCGAAAACAAAGTATCACCAGCGTTACCACATCGTTTGCTTCTTTTAAGCCACCTAATCACTGGAGCTTGAACTCGAGCTCGAGCTCGATGAACTGGAACTGGACTTGCGCTTGTGATgtttcttatccttcttgtgctttttctctttcttgtgCTTCTTGTGGCTGTTTCACAAAGTTAGCATGCGGAATCTAATAGCAGCAGATAACGATCAAGCATGACGGACGTACGCTTTGTTGGCTAGATTTGCGCCTACAGCTCCAACCAATGCACCCCCTGCCGTACCCAGTACCCCGCCCCCAAGTTTATGGCCAACGAAACCACCCCCGGTAGCGCCAAGAATTGTCGAACCAAGCCCTCTCTCACCTTCCTGTCCCGCCAGGCCGGGGGCCTGTCCTGGGTGAGAAGCGTATCCCGACTGCGAGCTAGCGCCGTAATACGAAGCACTCGCACCCTGTTGATATTGCTGCTGGGGGTAGGGAGAGTGGCCACCATCTTGTGGTGGGTTCATGTATGAGCCTTGCCCGTGGCCATAGTCGCCAGGATATCCGCCTTGTTGGGGGCCGGCGCTGTAGGGTGGGGGATAGTTCTGCTGCTGGCCATACGAGGAATGCTGGGTATGAGGTTGCTGATCGTAAGCGGGCTGAGATAAGTTGCAACATTGAAGTGTTAGTAGATAGTTAAAAGCCAAGACATAGTTCCACTCTCATGCAGCGATAGTCGCGGTGGATGCATAGTCCCaagaagtacggagtatagaaaagggaaagacagCACTCAGGCCAGACATACTGTAGATTGATAGTAGCCCTGCTGCGGAGGCTGCCCATATTGGTTTTGTGCAGGATAGTTCCCTGGCTGAcctccatatccaccataCTGGTTATTGCCATGTGGCGGTGCCCCATACTGATTGTACTGATGGCCACCGTACTGGTCAGACATGATGAGTAGCTGAGTATGCTTGTAAGGTTACGTGGTGTACAACAATATATGGAGCGAAGCCAAGCATGCAAGCCAATAGATATGAACACAGAAAAGAAGTCGACAGTCTTAAGACTGATATTTATTGAGATTGCTTTTCTACTTGGggagaaagtgaaggaagGAACAATGTGGCTTCGCGGGGTAAAGGGGCTGTGCTAATTACAGAAAGACCCATTCATCGCACAGAAACGGGAGTATTTCAGTCGATCGATATCATACTCGAGAGGCTTGTGTGTTTAGTAGATATTGACAAGTTGCGCCATAATGAGCATTGCCAACCGCCTGCAAGGTTGACTATCGATCGTATAATGTCTCTTCCCCTTTGCCACAGAGGCTCTTGTAAGTACTCTGATACTTGCTCCGCTCCGATACCGAGTACTCTCAGCTGATGAACAGCCGGGAACCGCAACCGCGTCTTCCACAAATAAACTCCCCCAGTATCCATATGTGTTATAACAAAGAACTAATAGAGCGAGTCTCACGGCGTTATTGATTGCTAATCGGAGGTAAATAGGCCTATAATGAATGCCAGGATTTCAGAGCTGGTCCGATTTGCATCTAGGCTAAATCCGGAAGCTCCGATTTTCGCTACTTATCAAGTGTACCCAATCAATCAGGAATGTTAACAATGCTACAAGACTACTATATCTATTGTCTAATCCCTATCAGTATATAACAGCAAAAGTTGTATTTACCGCAGGCTCATAGGACTTACAACCAGAATCTGGTCTCGCAAAGAATCAACTCCTGTCTCGACATTGCCAGGTCACCTTTTATCGATCTACATGTTTACCTATACTCAATCGTTGTTTACAAGGAGCGCCTTGCTCTCTGGGAAGTCATCCCTCACACAATTATCGCATCATAGAGCGCTGTCCTTTTCATCAAGAGTCATGTCCAAGAATGACTGGAGCGCCACTCAATATCTGAAGTTCGAAGATGAGCGGACAATGCCGGCTCGCGACCTCCTTGCTCGGGTTCCTCTCCAAGCCCCAAGAAGAGTAGTTGATCTGGGCTGTGGACCGGGAAATTCGACCGCTGTTTTGGCAACTCGTTATCCTGATGCTCATATTGTGGGAATGGATTCATCACCCGACATGAtccagaaagcaaaggcGACTCTCCCAGCCTATGAGTTCagtgttgaagatctgcGGTCCTATTCTCCACCTCCATCAgtcgatcttttcttttccaatgcTGTTTTTCAATGgctcaagaaggaagagcgGATCCCAGTAATCAAAGGCCTAATGGAGACTCAACCATCCGGAGGAGTGTTTGCCTTTCAAGTGCCAGACAATCTGATGGAGCCCTCCCATGTCCTGATGAGGGAGGTTGCCAGTAATGGTCCCTGGGCGTCCACTCTCAGCAATGTCGGCAGAGATACCTTTCAGTCACCACAGGAGATATATGATCAACTGAAGGATTTGTCTTCTGAGGTGAACATTTTCAGAACCGCGTACCACCACTCGCTCGAGAATCATAGTGCCATCGTGGAGTGGGTTAAGGGCACCGGGTTGAGACCTTATGTTGACCCGTTGTCGCCGCAAGATAAAGAAGCATTTTTGAGCGAGTATCTGAAGCGATTGGAGAGCGCGTATCCCAAGTTAATCGATGGTCGGGTTCTGCTGCCCTATCCACGCTTGTTTGTCGTGGCGGTCAGGAAATAAGGCAAGTTTTCTCTAATTAATTATAGATCCAGCAATGCTTACTGGGTATGCTCTAGGTTAAAGATGGAAGTATTTTCTAGCAATTTCCATACGCGTATATATGCCTGTGTAGCAATCTGTATGAACATAGGGCATATTCACCAATCCTTAAAGAGGGTATGATATGGCAAACACAATATAACTTTCTAGAGATTAGAGCAGAACTTAGGCCATTGATAATGCAAGCTATGTACAAATATCATTATTCGTGCAGCATACGATTATACTGTCAGAGTTCCTTCCTATTCGGGGAAAGAAGTTTAGAATCACATGTAGTGATAGAGGTTTATAGTCTAAGCATGCGGTGATAACTAGAAGAGACAGATTATGCCACTAATGTATGCACTGATGGCCATAATGTGATCGCAATCGGATCATCGGAGCAGAATTTGGAACTTTATGATGGCTGACTCTCTAGAAGTAGGTGATCTCCTGACACTTTTCTGGTCCTGAACTGGTTGATGTTTGgtcaagagaaagacagggcAGGTTTTCTAGATGCAACATTACTGATTTTCTGGTGGGTAAGCATCCTGTACGTTGAGGTATTCATATAAAGCGATGATGAAATGATCATAAAAGAGAAGATTTTGTGATATTTGGTATGGTCCTGACCACCCGAGAAATTATTATATCTGGTAGAAATACACTCAATTCACCATCGCCTAGGTCCCAGTCGTTTTCAGATTGCTCCTTTGACTGTTATCATTTAGGCGATGTGATTCATTCAATTACTCGCTTTCCAGGGTGTTAACTGACCCTGCACATTTTATGTTGCTAAATATTGCATTTACATCAAAAGCGTTGTCATACCTTTATTCGGTAAAGAATCATAGTTTTAAGCATTTAGAAGACGTCAAGTCTAGACCTAGCGGTCACGCTTTCTGGGTGATTTGTCGGACAGCATACGTGAACCTTTTTCGTATGACTTGCTGGATGATCTGTTTGATTTGACGCCAAATAGGGCGAGGTCGTGTGGGCGGTTGCTTCTTTGCTCGTTGAGTTCATGTTTGGGTTCTAATCCCAATTCAAAAGGCGTCTCCCGGTATGGCTTGCGGCCTTTGTCCCGTATTCCACCGGGAAGCAAACCAGTTGGCGTCGTGGTTACCTTCCCCTGttcatcaacatcctcaaaTATTTCAGGTCCGCCGGGAATACCTAGCCTAAGCGTCGGCTTGGCCGAGTCCCATGTGAAGATGTGCTTTTTAGCAGTCTCATCCCACTCCATGTGCGGGATCAGGCACAGAGTGCGCCTCCAGATTCTCTGCATGAATCGTCGCGTGATGACATGAGGGCGTCCTTTAGTGTACGGCTTGAATGTCGGGCCTTTTACAGGACCATCTTTTAATAGTGTTCTTAAATAACTGCGGGTTAATCGcctgatcttcttttgtctttcggAAAGGTTCACTGGCGTTCTCCATTCGGGTGGGTTCCATGGCATTTCTCCTGAAACCAATCCTTTTAAGATGCTCAGGTCAGGGTCAGGTAGTGGCGGAAGGAGGTGATCGATCATATCAGTATACCAATCCTTCCGTATGTTTCGCCTTCGTGACTTGGCAATTCCATCTCCCCAGATGGCCTTCTTGGGTATGGGCGGCTCAAGGTGTTTCACTTGGCGAATGTTTAGTTGCGAGAGAATCCCGTTGTTCTGCTGGGACTTCAGGAGCTCCATCACGATTGCTGGAGGTTCCCAGCCATCTTCGTAATTTTCGGGTCGTTGAAGGGCCTCTTCCACAGCTGTATGATTCGCAGGAACATCGGGAGCAATCAAAGCGCTCATTAATTCCTTCCTCCGTCTCCCTTTTCGTCCGTATGCCATTCGGATGACTTTCTCGAGTGGTTTGGAATATCCTGCGTTCGCCCGCTGCAGTAATGACAGGGTATCCTTTACTtctttgaagagaaagatctGCCGCTCGGCATTCCATCTGATCCATGGGCGTCGCTCTTCTATCACGTAACGTCGAAATCTTCGCACAACATGGTCATGTAGATTACATTTCGCAACAGGGTCTGGTAGGTAGGAACATTGGCGAAGTAAGGCACGAAAATAATGACGCCATGAATGCTGTTTCCAGGGATTCTCGAGAGCTAGT from Aspergillus oryzae RIB40 DNA, chromosome 1 encodes the following:
- a CDS encoding uncharacterized protein (trans-aconitate methyltransferase), coding for MSKNDWSATQYLKFEDERTMPARDLLARVPLQAPRRVVDLGCGPGNSTAVLATRYPDAHIVGMDSSPDMIQKAKATLPAYEFSVEDLRSYSPPPSVDLFFSNAVFQWLKKEERIPVIKGLMETQPSGGVFAFQVPDNLMEPSHVLMREVASNGPWASTLSNVGRDTFQSPQEIYDQLKDLSSEVNIFRTAYHHSLENHSAIVEWVKGTGLRPYVDPLSPQDKEAFLSEYLKRLESAYPKLIDGRVLLPYPRLFVVAVRK
- a CDS encoding uncharacterized protein (predicted protein); this translates as MGRKEAVEAAKLALENPWKQHSWRHYFRALLRQCSYLPDPVAKCNLHDHVVRRFRRYVIEERRPWIRWNAERQIFLFKEVKDTLSLLQRANAGYSKPLEKVIRMAYGRKGRRRKELMSALIAPDVPANHTAVEEALQRPENYEDGWEPPAIVMELLKSQQNNGILSQLNIRQVKHLEPPIPKKAIWGDGIAKSRRRNIRKDWYTDMIDHLLPPLPDPDLSILKGLVSGEMPWNPPEWRTPVNLSERQKKIRRLTRSYLRTLLKDGPVKGPTFKPYTKGRPHVITRRFMQRIWRRTLCLIPHMEWDETAKKHIFTWDSAKPTLRLGIPGGPEIFEDVDEQGKVTTTPTGLLPGGIRDKGRKPYRETPFELGLEPKHELNEQRSNRPHDLALFGVKSNRSSSKSYEKGSRMLSDKSPRKRDR
- a CDS encoding putative glutamine-serine rich protein MS8 (predicted protein), which codes for MSDQYGGHQYNQYGAPPHGNNQYGGYGGQPGNYPAQNQYGQPPQQGYYQSTPAYDQQPHTQHSSYGQQQNYPPPYSAGPQQGGYPGDYGHGQGSYMNPPQDGGHSPYPQQQYQQGASASYYGASSQSGYASHPGQAPGLAGQEGERGLGSTILGATGGGFVGHKLGGGVLGTAGGALVGAVGANLANKAHKKHKKEKKHKKDKKHHKRKSSSSSSSSSSSSSSSD